From a single Populus nigra chromosome 18, ddPopNigr1.1, whole genome shotgun sequence genomic region:
- the LOC133678783 gene encoding ABC transporter C family member 10-like: MEDLWMVFCGESGNLDIGEKLSSSSLVFQPTSCVNHALIICFNVLLLAMLLLTCIQKSSSPLKKDNIQPRLRGYSRLRIVSAIFNGCIGFVYLCLGIWILEEQLRKNQTALPLKSWLVVLFQGFTWLLVGLTISLRGKHLQRTPLRLLSILAFLFAGIVCAFSIYSVILGKAILVKIALDVLSFPGSILLLVCVYKVYKHEGSCESDLYAPLNGEANGASRTDSVVRVTLFAEAGFFNKMSFWWLNPMMKMGKAKTLEDEDIPKLRVEDRAESCYFEFLEQLNKHKQAESSQPSLLWIIIFCHWKEILISGLFALLKILTLSAGPLLLNAFILVAEGKAGFKYEGYVLALTLFFSKNLESVAQRQWYFRSRLIGLKVKSLLTAAIYNKQLRLSNLGRLTHSSGEVMNYVTVDAYRIGEFPFWFHQTWTTSLQLCISLVILYRAMGLATFAALVVIIITVLCNAPLAKLQHKFQSKLMVAQDERLKACNEALVNMKVLKLYAWETHFKNAIENLREVEYKWLSAVQMRRAYNSFLFWSSPVLVSAVTFGACYFMKIPLHANNVFTFVATLRLVQEPIRSIPDVIGVVIQAKVAFARIVKFLEAPELQSRNVQQRRNTGSVNHSVLIKSADFSWEENSSKPTLRNVSLKIMPGEKVAVCGEVGSGKSTLLAAILGEVPHTKGTIQVYGRIAYVSQTAWIQTGTIQESILFGSEMDGQRYQDTLERCSLVKDLELLPYGDLTEIGERGVNLSGGQKQRIQLARALYQNADIYLLDDPFSAVDAETATSLFNEYITGALLGKTVLLVTHQVDFLPAFDSVMLMSDGEILQAAPYHKLLSSSQEFLDLVNAHKETAGSERLPEANALQRQGSSAREIKKSYEEKQLKTSQGDQLIKQEEKETGDTGFKPYIEYLNQNKGYLYFSLASFGHLLFVTGQISQNSWMAANVDDPHVSTLRLIVIYLSIGVISMLFLLCRSIFTVVLGLQSSKSLFSQLLLSLFRAPMSFYDSTPLGRILSRVASDLSIVDLDVPFSLIFAVGATTNAYSNLGVLAVVTWQVLFVSIPMVFLAIRLQRYYFASAKELMRINGTTKSLVANHLAESVAGALTIRAFKGEERFFAKNLHLIDINASPFFHSFAANEWLIQRLETFCAAILASAALCVVLLPPGTFSSGFIGMALSYGLSLNMSFVMSIQNQCMVANYIISVERLNQYMHIPSEAPEVIEDNRPPSDWPTVGKVDICDLQIRYRPGTPLVLRGISCTFEGGHKIGIVGRTGSGKTTLIGALFRLVEPTGGKIIVDGIDISKIGLHDLRSRFGIIPQDPTLFNGTVRYNLDPLSQHTDQEIWEVLGKCQLQEAVQEKEQGLDSLVVEDGSNWSMGQRQLFCLGRALLRRSRVLVLDEATASIDNATDLILQKTIRTEFSDCTVITVAHRIPTVMDCSMVLAISDGKLVEYDEPRNLMKTEGSLFGQLVKEYWSHLHAAESH, translated from the exons aTGGAGGACCTGTGGATGGTGTTTTGTGGGGAATCTGGCAATCTGGATATTGGTGAAAAGTTATCTAGTTCTAGTCTGGTGTTTCAGCCAACTTCATGTGTCAATCATGCGTTGATTATTTGTTTCAATGTTTTGCTTCTAGCCATGCTCTTACTCACTTGCATACAAAAATCTTCTTcaccattaaaaaaagataatatccAACCTCGATTGCGGGGCTATTCAAGGCTGCGGATAGTTTCTGCTATATTCAATGGTTGTATTGGATTTGTGTACTTGTGCTTGGGCATATGGATTTTAGAAGAGCAGTTGAGGAAAAACCAGACCGCCTTACCTTTGAAAAGCTGGTTGGTGGTGTTGTTTCAGGGGTTTACATGGCTTTTAGTGGGTTTAACCATAAGCCTTCGAGGGAAGCATCTTCAAAGAACTCCCTTGCGGCTGTTGTCCATACTTGCTTTCTTGTTTGCTGGAATTGTCTGTGCTTTCTCCATATACAGTGTCATTTTAGGAAAAGCAATATTGGTTAAGATAGCTTTGGATGTCCTGTCCTTTCCAGGATCAATATTGTTATTGGTATGTGTTTACAAGGTATATAAACATGAAGGGAGTTGTGAAAGTGACCTATATGCACCATTAAATGGCGAGGCCAATGGTGCAAGTAGAACAGATTCTGTTGTCAGAGTTACTCTATTTGCTGAAGCCGGATTCTTTAATAAAATGTCATTTTGGTGGTTGAATCCAATGATGAAAATGGGCAAGGCGAAAACTCTGGAGGATGAGGATATACCAAAGCTGCGAGTGGAAGACCGTGCAGAAAGCTGTTATTTTGAGTTTCTGGAGCAACTGAACAAGCATAAACAAGCTGAATCATCTCAACCATCTCTGTTGTGGATAATTATATTTTGCCACTGGAAGGAGATTCTAATTTCTGGACTCTTTGCTTTGCTAAAGATACTTACTTTGTCTGCTGGGCCTCTACTTCTTAATGCCTTCATTTTGGTTGCTGAAGGGAAAGCAGGTTTTAAGTATGAAGGTTATGTACTGGCCTTGACGCTCTTCTTTTCAAAGAACTTAGAGTCCGTAGCGCAAAGGCAATGGTATTTTAGGAGCAGGCTTATTGGTTTGAAAGTAAAGTCCTTGCTCACGGCTGCAATATACAATAAGCAACTGAGGTTATCCAATCTTGGTAGGTTGACGCACTCGAGTGGTGAAGTAATGAACTATGTTACTGTAGATGCCTACAGGATAGGTGAGTTTCCCTTCTGGTTTCATCAGACATGGACAACAAGCTTGCAGCTCTGCATCTCTCTTGTAATTCTTTACCGAGCAATGGGACTTGCAACTTTTGCTGCCTTAGTGGTTATAATAATCACCGTGCTGTGCAACGCTCCGCTAGCAAAGTTACAACATAAATTTCAGTCTAAGCTTATGGTGGCGCAAGATGAGAGATTGAAAGCTTGCAACGAGGCTCTGGTTAACATGAAGGTATTGAAATTATATGCTTGGGAAACCCATTTTAAGAATGCCATAGAAAATTTGAGAGAGGTGGAGTATAAATGGTTGTCAGCAGTGCAGATGCGCAGAGCCTATAATAGTTTTCTCTTCTGGTCTTCTCCTGTTTTGGTTTCTGCTGTTACCTTTGGGGCATGCTATTTCATGAAAATTCCTCTGCATGCTAATAATGTTTTCACCTTTGTGGCGACTTTGCGTCTCGTTCAAGAACCAATTAGATCAATCCCTGATGTTATTGGAGTTGTCATTCAAGCAAAGGTAGCTTTTGCTCGAATTGTAAAGTTTCTCGAAGCGCCAGAGTTGCAGAGTAGAAATGTTCAGCAAAGGCGCAATACGGGGAGTGTGAACCATTCTGTTTTAATCAAGTCAGCTGATTTTTCATGGGAAGAGAATTCGTCAAAGCCCACATTGAGAAATGTGAGTTTAAAGATCATGCCTGGTGAAAAGGTGGCTGTCTGTGGAGAAGTTGGATCTGGCAAGTCAACCCTTTTAGCAGCAATCCTCGGAGAAGTTCCGCATACAAAGGGAACT ATTCAGGTTTATGGGAGGATCGCCTATGTTTCGCAAACAGCTTGGATCCAGACGGGAACGATACAAGAGAGCATTTTATTCGGGTCTGAAATGGATGGGCAACGATACCAAGACACACTTGAGCGATGCTCACTAGTAAAGGACCTTGAGTTGCTTCCTTATGGTGATCTTACTGAAATAGGTGAAAGAGGAGTCAATTTGAGTGGTGGTCAAAAGCAGCGAATTCAACTAGCCCGTGCTCTCTATCAGAACGCAGATATATATCTCTTGGATGATCCATTCAGCGCTGTGGATGCAGAGACTGCTACGAGCTTATTTAAT GAATATATCACGGGAGCACTTTTGGGGAAAACAGTTTTGCTTGTGACACATCAAGTAGATTTCTTGCCAGCATTTGACTCTGTTATG TTGATGTCAGATGGAGAAATCCTACAAGCAGCTCCTTATCATAAGTTGTTGTCCTCAAGCCAAGAGTTTCTGGACCTTGTCAATGCACACAAAGAAACAGCTGGTTCTGAAAGGCTTCCAGAAGCTAATGCTCTGCAAAGACAAGGATCATCTGCCCGGGAGATCAAGAAGAGTTATGAAGAGAAGCAGCTTAAAACATCTCAAGGAGATCAACTGATTAagcaggaagaaaaagaaacaggaGACACCGGGTTTAAGCCTTATATTGAGTATCTGAATCAAAATAAAGGATACTTGTACTTTTCTCTTGCGTCTTTTGGTCACCTGCTATTTGTGACTGGTCAGATATCGCAAAACTCTTGGATGGCAGCTAATGTTGATGATCCTCATGTTAGCACATTGCGTTTAATTGTGATCTATCTTAGTATAGGAGTTATCTCAATGCTTTTCTTGCTATGTAGATCGATCTTTACAGTTGTTTTGGGTCTTCAATCCTCAAAATCGTTATTTTCCCAGTTACTACTTTCTCTTTTTCGTGCACCTATGTCTTTCTACGACTCCACGCCTCTTGGAAGAATACTGAGTCGG GTCGCGTCAGACCTGAGCATTGTCGATCTTGATGTTCCATTCAGTTTGATATTTGCTGTTGGTGCAACAACAAATGCTTATAGTAATCTGGGAGTACTAGCTGTTGTTACCTGGCAAGTTTTATTTGTCTCCATACCAATGGTTTTTCTGGCTATTCGTTTACAG AGATATTACTTTGCCTCTGCGAAAGAGTTGATGCGGATCAATGGCACAACCAAGTCTTTAGTGGCAAATCATTTAGCTGAATCTGTAGCTGGAGCCTTGACAATAAGGGCCTTTAAGGGGGAAgaacgtttctttgcaaaaaacCTTCACCTCATTGACATAAATGCTAGTCCTTTCTTCCACAGTTTTGCTGCAAATGAGTGGTTGATTCAACGACTTGAAACATTCTGTGCAGCTATTCTTGCCTCTGCAGCACTCTGCGTGGTTTTGCTCCCCCCTGGAACTTTTAGCTCTG GATTTATTGGAATGGCACTTTCGTATGGACTTTCATTAAATATGTCCTTCGTGATGTCAATTCAAAACCAGTGCATGGTAGCAAATTACATCATTTCGGTTGAAAGGCTGAATCAATACATGCATATACCAAGTGAAGCCCCAGAGGTGATAGAAGATAACCGTCCTCCATCTGATTGGCCAACAGTGGGTAAAGTGGATATTTGTGATCTACAG ATTAGATATAGGCCTGGCACACCACTAGTTCTTCGAGGAATCAGTTGCACATTTGAAGGAGGTCACAAGATTGGTATTGTTGGTCGAACCGGCAGTGGGAAGACTACTCTTATTGGTGCTCTATTCCGACTGGTGGAACCAACTGGAGGAAAGATCATTGTAGATGGAATAGACATCTCTAAGATTGGACTTCATGATCTGAGGTCACGATTCGGAATAATACCTCAAGATCCTACTCTCTTTAACGGGACAGTGAGGTACAACTTGGATCCCTTATCCCAGCATACTGACCAGGAGATATGGGAG GTTCTTGGAAAGTGTCAGCTTCAAGAGGCTGTGCAGGAGAAAGAGCAGGGTCTAGATTCTCTAg TTGTGGAAGACGGATCAAATTGGAGCATGGGGCAGAGACAATTATTTTGCTTGGGCCGTGCCCTTTTAAGGAGAAGCAGGGTATTGGTGCTTGATGAAGCAACTGCATCAATTGATAACGCTACTGACTTGATTTTGCAAAAGACTATCCGGACTGAATTTTCAGATTGCACTGTGATCACAGTAGCTCACAGGATACCGACGGTGATGGATTGCTCAATGGTACTTGCCATTAGTGATG GAAAACTAGTCGAGTACGACGAGCCAAGGAACTTAATGAAGACCGAAGGTTCACTATTTGGACAGCTTGTGAAGGAGTACTGGTCTCATTTACACGCAGCAGAATCACATTGA
- the LOC133678132 gene encoding uncharacterized protein LOC133678132 — protein sequence MPTISSMLTTTNILLSSHPSTSTHPSKVSYFPSLHPPLFSKSLSCPYPLCKFLRNPKRIISLKSSEAEEISSTEDEWLQRLPDKKKPLYSHSLPCIEAWLKDLGFYQSKEDRAIWFIEKPDWHAQLSLDVTDLFIRYLKNGPGNLEKDMERRFSYALSREDIENAILGGP from the exons atgccCACCATTTCTTCCATGCTTACTACCACTAACATCCTCCTTTCTTCACACCCTTCAACTTCCACTCATCCTTCCAAAGTCTCTTACTTTCCCTCATTGCACCCTCCCCTTTTCTCCAAATCTCTTTCATGTCCTTATCCTCTATGTAAGTTTTTAAGAAACCCCAAGagaataatttctttaaaatcatCCGAAGCAGAGGAGATATCTTCAACAGAAGATGAGTGGCTACAAAGACTCCCTGACAAGAAAAAGCCTCTGTACTCTCATAGCTTACCTTGCATTGAAGCTTGGTTGAAGGATTTGGGGTTTTATCAAAGCAAGGAGGACCGTGCTATTTGGTTTATTGAGAAACCTGATTGGCATGCTCAGTTGTCACTTGATGTCACTGATCTTTTTATAAG GTACTTGAAGAATGGACCAGGGAATCTTGAAAAGGATATGGAGAGGAGATTCAGTTACGCACTGAGCAGAGAAGATATAGAAAATGCCATTCTTGGAGGACCATAG
- the LOC133678138 gene encoding uncharacterized protein LOC133678138 encodes MADQITDYSKTQRILLLIDLTPLLDHSPTPYITSLLSSIKPLLSFPPLSTSLFSFKLFFSSLSPLLFSSKLPFPPFSLSFDHPNNTLHSITTSLTSLLPKHEQSSFSSLSPRAAHVAAMLQEILHEYAWDSDSCNSIMGMSQSSDSFVIKSNLVILFSPILRSFKFVSEFFNVELNDGCLREGSLFHEKFCGVFESVSEGFASKDIRFVWVDVKCEVGCVGFDESEVVFEFFRRGIKDLGWGFCSSNSIVLGSALVPFGLIYPRIGVSPKVFDFNACCKRVCAQLSLEILDVSEKPLECKCCDLELINLDVFSRFSQKFMDLESGSCERREMVLEDFGGGVAKLHVKAVQMHGKGVKFEGPLSDPILVRELSRDVAKDQKENCSEFFEDKVLQMLGIEMGEFVSRKSTPIWQILLSFLYREGYWALVSLSKGDGNLVTGILKPFTVSSALFFIAGDQFHPPVVAGKFDGVSMGQVVKKTENEAFKQKINLSHTNGLIGSQSGHSPFDKCAELGGCKRKKKRSSNTLKELTWRAFCKAAQEDFQIDLEEVYFSRGCNQSKKLKFLKCWMKQIKKSSYCSWAMPDSFNSCQDIPKEVHDRLNALPQESEQPVTSCASIGEDSLTGASRIQDEAALDFHSGTLESFFSDLPHKIQQGLESEEVDLGTLAERLVNASIYWLYQKCEKETTSENQTTGIKSGSATASVVAIELAKLLLREPKDLAAIYKDSDASNPSFAEATSENIARVYELQILFRMEILQSEVGASIGESTKHRFVKHICLLLETIQCHLNGGFFGDWSLDAYVRKIINNRYCQSLGGVVHKIYEKMDLLLFSEEDELPNSVLNSEDSNQTRREEIERAKTDDNNRINDSVSAEDESLQHVENEFQSPQGMSQEEHARKLIEAQARRQRARRFASFTSWVPDLQRVWAPKQPTAMKMKSDPLRKLAKRKERRRVNYDVVLDTPMTGNKGGTSSDDRNHQAYGTSLCGSVSKALFQDDDSS; translated from the exons ATGGCAGATCAAATCACAGACTACTCCAAGACCCAACGCATACTTCTTCTCATAGACCTAACCCCGCTTCTCGACCACTCCCCAACCCCTTACATCACTTCCCTTCTCTCCTCCATCAaaccccttctctctttccctCCTCTCTCcacttctctcttttctttcaaactcttcttctcctccctttcccctcttcttttctcttcaaaacttCCCTTCCCTCCTTTTTCCCTCTCCTTTGACCACCCCAACAATACCCTTCACTCTATCACAACTTCTCTCACTTCTCTCTTGCCTAAACATGagcaatcttctttttcttcgcTTTCGCCGAGGGCAGCCCATGTGGCTGCTATGTTACAGGAGATACTTCATGAGTATGCCTGGGACTCTGATTCATGCAATTCTATAATGGGTATGTCTCAAAGTTCTGATTCTTTTGTCATCAAGTCTAATTTGGTTATTCTGTTTTCACCAATTTTGAGGTCTTTTAAGTTTGTTTCGGAGTTTTTCAACGTGGAATTGAATGATGGGTGTTTGAGAGAAGGAAGTTTGTTTCACGAGAAGTTTTGTGGGGTTTTTGAGAGTGTTAGTGAAGGGTTTGCTAGTAAAGATATTCGCTTTGTTTGggttgatgtgaaatgtgaagtTGGATGTGTTGGTTTCGATGAGTCCGAAGtggtttttgagtttttcaGGAGGGGGATTAAGGATTTAGGTTGGGGGTTTTGTTCTAGTAATTCCATTGTGTTAGGTTCTGCTCTTGTTCCCTTTGGTTTGATTTATCCTAGGATTGGTGTTTCGCCGAAAGTTTTTGATTTTAATGCTTGTTGTAAGAGAGTTTGCGCGCAATTGAGTCTTGAGATATTAGATGTGAGTGAAAAGCCTTTGGAATGTAAGTGTTGTGATCTTGAATTGATTAACTTGGACGTGTTTTCTAGATTTAGCCAGAAATTCATGGATTTGGAATCAGGTAGTTGTGAACGAAGGGAGATGGTTTTGGAAGATTTTGGTGGTGGAGTTGCGAAATTACATGTTAAGGCAGTACAAATGCATGGTAAAGGTGTAAAATTTGAGGGGCCATTGTCAGATCCAATTCTTGTACGCGAGCTTTCAAGGGATGTTGCGAAAgatcaaaaagaaaattgcaGTGAGTTTTTTGAAGATAAGGTTCTTCAGATGTTGGGGATTGAAATGGGTGAGTTTGTATCTAGAAAATCCACACCCATCTGGCaaattcttttgagttttctataCAGAGAAGGTTATTGGGCTCTGGTTTCTCTTTCAAAGGGTGATGGCAACTTGGTTACAGGAATCCTCAAGCCTTTTACAGTTTCTTCAGCTCTTTTCTTTATTGCAGGAGATCAATTTCACCCTCCTGTAGTTGCAGGTAAATTTGATGGAGTGAGTATGGGTCAAGTTGTTAAGAAGACAGAAAATGAggctttcaaacaaaaaatcaatttgagcCACACCAATGGACTTATTGGTTCCCAATCTGGGCACTCACCATTTGATAAGTGTGCTGAACTAGGAGGCtgtaaaaggaagaagaaaaggagttcAAATACGCTCAAGGAACTGACATGGAGGGCCTTCTGCAAGGCAGCACAGGAAGATTTTCAGATAGATTTAGAAGAGGTTTACTTTTCCAGGGGATGCAATCAGTCAAAGAAGTTGAAATTCCTGAAATGCTGGATGAAACAGATTAAGAAATCTAGCTATTGTAGCTGGGCCATGCCAGACAGTTTCAATTCATGCCAGGACATCCCAAAAGAAGTACATGACAGATTAAATGCGTTGCCTCAGGAAAGTGAACAGCCAGTGACTTCTTGTGCTTCAATAGGAGAGGATTCTTTGACAGGGGCTTCTAGAATACAGGATGAAGCTGCTCTTGATTTTCACTCTGGAACTTTGGAAAGTTTCTTCAGTGACCTTCCCCACAAAATCCAGCAAGGACTTGAGTCTGAAGAAGTAGACTTGGGGACATTGGCTGAGCGACTGGTGAATGCATCTATCTATTGGTTATATCAAAAGTGTGAAAAGGAAACGACCTCAGAGAATCAAACCACTGGTATAAAATCTGGCAGTGCTACTGCTAGTGTTGTTGCTATTGAGCTAGCAAAACTTCTACTTAGGGAGCCTAAAGATTTGGCTGCTATATACAAAGACAGTGATGCATCTAACCCTAGTTTTGCTGAGGCTACATCAGAAAATATAGCTAGAGT ATATGAACTGCAGATTTTGTTTCGTATGGAGATACTGCAATCAGAGGTTGGAGCAAGTATTGGGGAGTCTACGAAACATAGATTTGTGAAACATATTTGCTTGCTTTTAGAGACCATTCAATGCCATCTGAACGGGGGCTTTTTTGGTGATTGGAGCCTCGATGCATACGTGCGAAAGATTATAAATAACAG GTACTGTCAGAGTCTTGGTGGTGTTGTTCACAAAATCTATGAAAAAATGGATTTATTGCTGTTTTCTGAGGAAGATGAATTGCCTAATTCTGTCCTCAACAGTGAGGACAGTAATCAAACAAGGAGAGAAGAAATAGAACGAGCTAAAACGGATGATAATAATAGAATTAATGATTCAGTCTCAGCAGAAGACGAGTCACTTCAACATGTGGAAAATGAGTTTCAAAGCCCCCAAGGTATGAGCCAGGAGGAGCATGCTCGAAAACTAATTGAAGCTCAAGCTAGAAGACAGAGGGCTCGAAGATTTGCATCTTTCACTAGCTGGGTTCCAGATTTGCAGAGAGTTTGGGCACCAAAGCAGCCAACGGCAATGAAAATGAAGTCAGATCCTCTTCGTAAGCTggcaaaaagaaaggaaagaagacgGGTAAATTATGATGTGGTTTTAGACACCCCAATGACTGGAAACAAGGGAGGAACCAGCAGCGATGACAGGAACCACCAAGCTTATGGGACTTCCTTGTGTGGTTCTGTTTCCAAGGCTTTGTTTCAAGATGATGACTCGAGCTAA
- the LOC133678960 gene encoding acidic endochitinase-like produces the protein MAFCTRAVILILSVLIVSWCKPSYGAGIAIYWGQNGNEGTLAATCNSGNYQFVNVAFLSAFGNGQTPVLNLAGHCNPSANTCTGLSADIKSCQGKGIKVLLSIGGASGAYSLSSADDARQVANYIWNNFLGGQSSSRPLGDAILDGVDFDIEAGSGQFWDDLARALNGFSQQKKVYLAAAPQCPFPDAHLDTAIKTGLFDYVWVQFYNNPPCQYSGNANNLLSAWNQWTTVQAKQVFLGLPAAPAAAPSGGFIPADVLTSQVLPAIKNSPKYGGVMLWNKQFDNGYSAAIKGSV, from the coding sequence ATGGCTTTCTGTACACGAGCTGTTATCCTGATTCTATCCGTCTTGATTGTCTCCTGGTGCAAGCCCTCGTATGGTGCAGGCATTGCCATCTACTGGGGACAAAATGGAAATGAAGGCACCTTGGCTGCTACTTGTAACTCAGGAAACTATCAATTTGTTAACGTAGCTTTCCTATCTGCTTTTGGCAATGGTCAAACTCCAGTGCTAAACCTCGCAGGTCACTGTAACCCCAGTGCCAATACTTGCACTGGCTTAAGTGCTGATATCAAATCTTGCCAAGGGAAAGGCATCAAAGTGCTCCTTTCCATCGGAGGTGCTTCAGGTGCCTACTCTCTTTCATCGGCCGATGATGCAAGGCAAGTGGCAAATTATATTTGGAATAACTTCCTTGGTGGTCAGTCCAGTTCGCGTCCGCTAGGCGACGCCATCTTAGATGGTGTTGATTTTGATATTGAGGCTGGTTCAGGTCAGTTCTGGGATGATCTTGCGAGGGCACTTAATGGATTTAGCCAACAAAAGAAGGTTTACTTAGCTGCAGCTCCACAATGTCCCTTCCCCGATGCTCATCTAGACACTGCAATTAAAACTGGGCTGTTTGATTATGTGTGGGTCCAATTCTATAACAATCCGCCATGTCAATACTCAGGAAATGCAAACAATTTGTTGAGTGCATGGAACCAATGGACCACGGTTCAAGCAAAACAAGTATTCCTGGGACTACCTGCAGCTCCTGCTGCAGCCCCTAGTGGAGGATTCATCCCTGCTGATGTGCTCACTTCTCAAGTCCTTCCAGCTATCAAGAATTCACCCAAATATGGAGGTGTCATGCTCTGGAACAAGCAATTTGACAATGGATACAGTGCAGCTATAAAGGGCAGTGTCTAA
- the LOC133677797 gene encoding acidic endochitinase-like, translating to MPCHPQALNLLISLLLIVSLCKSSYGAGIAIYWGQDVNEGTLAETCATGNYQFVNIAFLYSFGNGQPPMLNLAGHCEPSANTCTGLSADIKSCQGKGIKVLLSIGGASGAYSLSSADDARQVANYIWNNFLGGQSSSRPLGDAILDGVDFDIEAGSGQFWDDLARTLNGFSQQKEVYLAAAPQCPFPDAHLDTAIKTGLFDYVWVQFYNNPPCQYSGNANNLLSAWNQWTTVQAKQVFLGLPAAPAAAPSGGFIPVDVLTSQVLPAIKNSPKYGGVMLWNKQFDNGYSAAIKGSV from the coding sequence ATGCCTTGCCATCCACAAGCTCTCAACCTGCTTATATCCCTCTTATTAATTGTCTCCTTGTGCAAATCCTCGTATGGTGCAGGCATTGCCATCTATTGGGGTCAAGATGTAAATGAAGGCACCTTGGCTGAAACTTGTGCCACAGGAAACTATCAATTTGTGAACATAGCTTTCCTATATAGTTTTGGCAATGGCCAGCCTCCAATGCTGAACCTAGCAGGTCATTGTGAGCCCAGTGCCAATACTTGCACTGGCTTAAGTGCTGATATCAAATCTTGCCAAGGGAAAGGCATCAAAGTGCTCCTTTCCATCGGAGGTGCTTCAGGTGCCTACTCTCTTTCATCGGCCGATGATGCAAGGCAAGTGGCAAATTATATTTGGAATAACTTCCTTGGTGGTCAGTCCAGTTCGCGTCCGCTAGGCGACGCCATCTTGGATGGTGTTGATTTTGATATTGAGGCTGGTTCAGGTCAGTTCTGGGATGATCTTGCGAGGACACTTAATGGATTTAGCCAACAAAAGGAGGTTTACTTAGCTGCAGCTCCACAATGTCCCTTCCCCGATGCTCATCTAGACACTGCAATTAAAACTGGGCTGTTTGATTATGTGTGGGTCCAATTCTATAACAATCCGCCATGTCAATACTCAGGAAATGCAAACAATTTGTTGAGTGCATGGAACCAATGGACCACGGTTCAAGCAAAACAAGTATTCCTGGGACTACCTGCAGCTCCTGCTGCAGCCCCTAGTGGAGGATTCATCCCTGTTGATGTGCTCACTTCTCAAGTCCTTCCAGCTATCAAGAATTCACCCAAATATGGAGGTGTCATGCTCTGGAACAAGCAATTTGACAATGGATACAGTGCAGCTATAAAGGGCAGTGTCTAG
- the LOC133677938 gene encoding hevamine-A-like, which produces MLATMARVSQATFLLIPLLVLLLNKSSHAAGGISIYWGQNGNEGTLAQTCATGRYAFVNIAFLNKFGNGQTPEMNLAGHCNPANGGCKIVSSGIKSCQQQGIKVLLSLGGSIGNYTLASKDDARGVAYYLWNNFLGGQSSSRPLGDAVLDGIDFGIGQGSTLYWEDLARFLSKYGEQGRKVYLAAAPQCPFPDRNLGTALKTGLFDYVWVQFYSNGPCQYSSGKTTNLINSWNQWAASLVAGTIFLGLPAAPAAARSGYIPPDVLTSQILPVIKMAPKYGGVMLWSKFWDDWNGYSRSILSSV; this is translated from the coding sequence ATGCTTGCAACTATGGCCAGAGTTTCTCAAGCCACATTTCTTCTTATCCCTCTGCTAGTCCTTTTACTAAATAAATCCTCTCATGCTGCTGGTGGAATTTCAATCTACTGGGGTCAAAATGGAAATGAAGGGACTCTAGCACAAACATGTGCCACAGGAAGATATGCTTTTGTTAACATAGCCTTCCTCAACAAATTTGGCAATGGTCAAACCCCAGAAATGAACCTTGCCGGTCATTGCAACCCGGCAAACGGTGGCTGTAAAATTGTCAGCAGTGGCATCAAAAGTTGCCAACAGCAAGGAATTAAGGTGCTGCTTTCTCTTGGTGGTAGCATTGGAAATTATACTCTGGCCTCTAAGGATGATGCCAGAGGTGTCGCATATTATTTATGGAACAATTTCTTGGGCGGTCAATCGTCTTCTCGTCCTCTAGGTGATGCGGTGTTGGATGGCATTGATTTTGGCATAGGGCAAGGTTCAACACTGTATTGGGAGGATCTGGCACGTTTCCTATCTAAATATGGCGAGCAAGGTAGAAAGGTGTATTTAGCAGCAGCTCCTCAGTGTCCCTTCCCGGATAGAAATTTGGGGACTGCCCTTAAAACTGGACTTTTTGACTATGTTTGGGTCCAATTCTATAGCAACGGTCCTTGCCAGTATAGTTCAGGCAAAACTACTAACCTCATAAACTCTTGGAATCAGTGGGCTGCATCATTAGTTGCAGGAACAATATTTCTAGGCTTGCCAGCAGCTCCTGCAGCAGCCAGAAGTGGGTACATTCCACCGGATGTATTGACTTCTCAAATACTTCCGGTGATAAAGATGGCACCAAAGTATGGTGGTGTTATGCTTTGGTCAAAGTTTTGGGATGATTGGAACGGGTACAGTCGCTCCATTCTGAGCAGTGTATGA